The Candidatus Zymogenaceae bacterium region GCCAAACCCTCGCGGGTATGCTCGACTCCGTTTTTTACTGGTCTCCCTATGACAATATCACCTCCCAGACGAAAATCATCACCAGCTTCTCCGTGCTGGAAAAGGCGGCAAAAAAGGCGGGGTTGATCGATCCCGAGATAACCTCGGACGAGATTCTCGTTTCAAAAGAATTGATGAGCGTCATCTCCATGTTTGAGGCCCGGATAACCGCCGAGCCGGAGGAGAATACGAACATCATCAACATCACGGTCAAAGCGACCGATCCCGAAGAGGCGGCGGCCCTGGCCAATGCTCTGGCGCAGAGCTATCGGGACTACAACATCGAAGAGACAAACAAACGCACCATCGACACGAAACTGTTTATAGAAAATCAACTTGAGCTGGTGTCGGAGCGGCTTGAGCAGGCGGAAGACAACCTGAAAGAATATCAGAAAGAGCGTGAAATCATCTCGCTGAACAGCCAGGCCATAACCGATCTGGACGTCCTGTCGGACCTCGAGTTTGAATACGACACCCTCAAACGAGAGAACGAGACTCTGAAGTTTTTCAAGGACAATCTGACCGAGGCCGGCGGCAATACCGATTTCTCGGTACACGAATTGGATATCCACAGTAACCTCTACGTCCTGAACAGGGAGATGCAGGATCTGATCGTTGAAAGGGACAAGTACCTGGCCACATATACGTCCCGTCATCCGGTCATCGTTGAACTCACCCGGGAAATCGATGAAATACGGAGACTCATGATCGACGATATCAATTCCCGTATTTCCGTAAACAACAGCAGGATGGAAGCCCTGAAAACGGATATCGACTATTATCGAGACCGCGCCTCCGATTATCCCGATGAAAACCTGACCCTCGAGCGACTCCAGCGGGAGGTGGAACTCCAGAGTGATCTCTATGCGGAGCTCAATTCCCGATACCAGGAGATTCTCATCCAGGAATCGGGAAAAATCGAGGAGGTATCGATCGTCGCTCCCGCCCTCCCGCCGGACAAGCCCATCAATCCCCCCAACACCGGGTCGTCTTTGTTTGTCGGCCTGATTCTCGGTATCATGCTGGGGGCGTTTTTCGCGGTGGTCATGGAAAACTTGGATACCTCCATCGGCACCATTGAAGACGTGGAAAGCTACCTGGAGCTTCCGGTGCTGGGTGTCATTCCGTATATTTCCATGGACAAAGAGTCCGCATCGCCGTCGGATGCCAAGGGAGGGGATGACGAGAAGGAGAAATACCCGATTGTGCTGAACCTTCCTCCGAAGCTCCCGGCGGTGGAGGCCTACAGATCGCTGAGAACCAACATCCTGTTCGCCAATCAGGAAAAGAACGTCAAGACCATTATGATAACCAGTTCGTCTCTGCAGGAGGGGAAAAGCATCAACTGCATCAACACCGCGATCACACTGGCCCTGGGCGGTTACAAGACACTGCTGGTGGAGGCGGACCTCCGCCGGGGCGTCGTGGGCAAGATTTTCGGCGTAGACAAGTCTCCGGGATTGTCTGATGTGATCCTCGGTACGCAGCCGTGGCGTGACGTGAAAAGAGACTTCAATGATATTATCCTGGGCGGCAGTTTCGACATGAATCTTCTCATCAAGTCCCCGGAGCTCGCTCAGCTTCATTTCATCACCTCCGGCGTCTTTCCCGCCAATCCCGCAGAGCTCATCAACTCACAGCAGATGGCCCACTTCCTCGAAGAAGTGAAAACCGAATATGATTTCATCATCATCGACAGTACGCCGGTGATGCCTGTCACCGATGCGGTGCTTTTAAGCCAGAAGGCCGACAGTGTCATACTGCTGTATGAGGTGGGTAAAATCGCCCGGGGCGTCTTGAAGCGTTCCAAGTCCCATCTGGAAAACGTCAAGGCGAACATCATGGGCGTCGTTTTGAACGGCGTGAGACCGGAATACGGGCCGGACTACTACGAATATCATTACCAGTACTATTACTCTGAGCAGGAGATGCCCCAGCCGCAGTCGGAGTGGGAAAAAATCAAGGATCTCTGGGACCGTCGGAGAGAAATCATCACAAAGGAAAACCTCTCCCATCTCATCGGCTCCATAAAAGAGAAGGCGTCCCGTCTCTTTTCCAGGCGACACGATAAATAGCACCTTCAGGAATCAGTGCATCCGAGAAACAATCCATGAGAGCAACCTTTCCGGAAGCAACGACCGCACGGACCGTATCGCTTCTCATTTTGGGAGCGATGGTCATCCTCATCGTCCTTCTGGCCGCGGCGATATCCGGCGGCATGGGCATCAAGACGATAGTCCTGCTCGTGGGCGTCATGGCGGCGGGCATCTGTTTTTTCAACACGGAGATGGCCCTCTATCTCATCCTGTTCGCAATGCTTTTTTCGCCGGAGTTTTCCCTGGGAGGGTCCCTCGCCGAAGGACGGTCCCTCGTCATTCGCGTGGAAGACATCCTCATTTTCATCGTCTTCATGTCTTGGCTGGTGAAAACGGCGATATATAAGGGCATCGGCCTGTTCGCCACAACCCCGCTCAACCAGGGGATCCGGCTCTACATCTTCGCCGCCTTTATCTCCACCCTGCTGGGAGCGATTAGGGGAAATTTGCACCTGCTGTCGGGACTCCTCTACGTCTTCAAATACATCGAGTTCTTCCTGGTCTATTTCATATTCACAAACAACATCACAGAAAAGGACCAGGTTGTGCGGTTTCTCATCGCGGCGATGCTCGTTGCGGTGTTCACAGGTCTGTACGCCTCGGTACAGATCCCCTTCGGCATCAGGGTGAGCGCTCCCTTCGAGGGGGAAGCCGGAGAACCCAACACCCTGGGGGGGTATCTGATCCTGATCATCTCGGTGTGCGGCGGCCTGTGGCATCACCTGAAAAACCCCGCACTTCGAAGGCTTCTGGTGGGGATCATCGCGTTTCTCCTCATCCCGTTTCTCTTCACCATGTCGCGATCCTCCTGGGTTGCGGCGGTGCCCATGTTCGTTGTGTTCTACATCCTGACCGACAAACGGGCCCTGTTGACGATTCTCCTGTTGTTGTCCGTCGTTGCGGCCCCGTTCATACTGCCGGACGCGGTAAAGGACCGCATCACCCAGACGTTCACTCCAGAGACCGGCTTCGAAAATACCGTGACCATCGGGGAAACGGGGCTCGATCCGTCCACGTCGATGCGAATCGACTCCTTCAAATATTCCTTGAACAAGTGGAAGCAGCGCCCGCTGATGGGATGGGGAATCACCGGCGTGGGCATCATCGACAGCACCTATTTCAGGCTGCTTGCCGAAATGGGTCTTGTGGGCGTCGCCGCGTTTGGATTTTTGATGTACGTCATCTTTCGATATCTCTACCGCACCTACTCCAAGAGCGAAGACCCGTTGATTCGGGGGCTTGCCATGGGACTCATTGCGGGAACCGCGGCTCTTTTGGGACACTCCGTGGGCGCCGCATCCTTTATCATTGTCCGCATCATGGAGCCGTACTGGTTCTTCCTGGGGGCGCTGTTCGTCCTGGAGCGGAATGAACACGCCCTCCGAGACGTTTCCGTCCCATCGACCTCCCCGGCGCCGGAAGTGACGGAAACCCCGGGGAGCGGTCCCGGATCGTAAGGCGGATCGACACACACGATGAAG contains the following coding sequences:
- a CDS encoding O-antigen ligase family protein, whose amino-acid sequence is MRATFPEATTARTVSLLILGAMVILIVLLAAAISGGMGIKTIVLLVGVMAAGICFFNTEMALYLILFAMLFSPEFSLGGSLAEGRSLVIRVEDILIFIVFMSWLVKTAIYKGIGLFATTPLNQGIRLYIFAAFISTLLGAIRGNLHLLSGLLYVFKYIEFFLVYFIFTNNITEKDQVVRFLIAAMLVAVFTGLYASVQIPFGIRVSAPFEGEAGEPNTLGGYLILIISVCGGLWHHLKNPALRRLLVGIIAFLLIPFLFTMSRSSWVAAVPMFVVFYILTDKRALLTILLLLSVVAAPFILPDAVKDRITQTFTPETGFENTVTIGETGLDPSTSMRIDSFKYSLNKWKQRPLMGWGITGVGIIDSTYFRLLAEMGLVGVAAFGFLMYVIFRYLYRTYSKSEDPLIRGLAMGLIAGTAALLGHSVGAASFIIVRIMEPYWFFLGALFVLERNEHALRDVSVPSTSPAPEVTETPGSGPGS
- a CDS encoding polysaccharide biosynthesis tyrosine autokinase, producing the protein MAQYEIQIKDLVRIFKKRKGIIIFSAVSLTLISALFAQIKSPTSFYEATSKVKYDKSQTLAGMLDSVFYWSPYDNITSQTKIITSFSVLEKAAKKAGLIDPEITSDEILVSKELMSVISMFEARITAEPEENTNIINITVKATDPEEAAALANALAQSYRDYNIEETNKRTIDTKLFIENQLELVSERLEQAEDNLKEYQKEREIISLNSQAITDLDVLSDLEFEYDTLKRENETLKFFKDNLTEAGGNTDFSVHELDIHSNLYVLNREMQDLIVERDKYLATYTSRHPVIVELTREIDEIRRLMIDDINSRISVNNSRMEALKTDIDYYRDRASDYPDENLTLERLQREVELQSDLYAELNSRYQEILIQESGKIEEVSIVAPALPPDKPINPPNTGSSLFVGLILGIMLGAFFAVVMENLDTSIGTIEDVESYLELPVLGVIPYISMDKESASPSDAKGGDDEKEKYPIVLNLPPKLPAVEAYRSLRTNILFANQEKNVKTIMITSSSLQEGKSINCINTAITLALGGYKTLLVEADLRRGVVGKIFGVDKSPGLSDVILGTQPWRDVKRDFNDIILGGSFDMNLLIKSPELAQLHFITSGVFPANPAELINSQQMAHFLEEVKTEYDFIIIDSTPVMPVTDAVLLSQKADSVILLYEVGKIARGVLKRSKSHLENVKANIMGVVLNGVRPEYGPDYYEYHYQYYYSEQEMPQPQSEWEKIKDLWDRRREIITKENLSHLIGSIKEKASRLFSRRHDK